One region of Tachysurus fulvidraco isolate hzauxx_2018 chromosome 9, HZAU_PFXX_2.0, whole genome shotgun sequence genomic DNA includes:
- the LOC113637589 gene encoding transcription factor Adf-1-like — protein MGQFEDQLSEEVRRYKHLYDPSSKHYKQGDVMLKSWKEIGQRLGEDPEVCMKKWKAIRDKFVRLKKRLKNRNCDSGPDEEKEPEYCMRLSWLNGFIKHRDARNDLVPKSEAGEWRRSSVQQATCSDDDDDSACTEVTSVSQPVKKRKRLSKGEDIVDKISTLRQEMVNCTTLVSQLSAITESRRCSDEFFTFAQAVADSLRKLPPERVEATKVKLFTVLGDAHNAAGL, from the coding sequence ATGGGGCAGTTCGAAGATCAGTTATCTGAAGAAGTGCGACGTTATAAGCACTTATACGACCCTTCTTCGAAACATTACAAACAAGGTGACGTGATGTTGAAGTCCTGGAAGGAAATAGGCCAAAGACTGGGAGAAGATCCGGAGGTGTGCATGAAGAAATGGAAAGCCATTCGAGACAAATTTGTGCGTCTGAAGAAAAGATTAAAGAACAGAAATTGCGATTCTGGACCGGACGAAGAGAAAGAACCGGAGTATTGTATGAGGTTGTCGTGGCTTAATGGATTTATTAAACACCGAGACGCGAGGAACGACTTGGTCCCTAAAAGTGAAGCTGGAGAATGGAGGCGGTCTTCAGTCCAGCAAGCGACCTGCagcgacgacgacgacgactcGGCGTGCACGGAAGTGACGTCAGTGAGCCAGCCTGTCAAGAAGAGGAAGCGACTCTCCAAAGGGGAGGATATCGTAGACAAAATATCGACTCTGCGCCAGGAAATGGTGAACTGTACGACTCTGGTGTCCCAACTGAGCGCCATCACGGAATCCCGTCGATGCAGTGACGAGTTTTTTACTTTTGCTCAAGCTGTAGCGGACTCTCTCCGGAAACTTCCGCCTGAGCGCGTGGAGGCGACCAAAGTGAAACTGTTTACTGTGCTTGGAGATGCACATAATGCAGCAGggctttaa